From the Salmo trutta chromosome 2, fSalTru1.1, whole genome shotgun sequence genome, one window contains:
- the LOC115156518 gene encoding lethal(2) giant larvae protein homolog 2 isoform X1 has translation MKRFRRHGQESHRDRIKQELYGFNKTVEHGFPHQPSALVFSPSLQLLAIGTRSGAIKLYGAPGVEFMGLHDENAAVTQVHFLPQQVDLVTLLDDNSLHMWTLRAHQGVSELLEIGRFTLTGPPGASPSVTRVTAVLTHSSGDLLFLGTEGGHVFVVEVPGFRELEERNISLENVTNSLPEDYGGRRSLEHVESLQENPVNPRQVLIGYGRGIMVIWDLERQSAVKHIPATQQLESVWWTEDGGHVLSSHSDGSYCRWMVAGEGTQSEQEKSEVPYGHFPCKAISKIIQLPTEQGPPFLFLSGGMPRASYGDRHCISVIHSKTHVALDFTSRIIDFFVIRDGPDHTGDPSALVVLVEEELVVIDLQTEGWPVIQTPYLVPLHCSAITCSHHVSAIPLKLWEKVLSAGALQNTHYSKKPWPITGGQNLSPDAPQRDLLLTGHEDGTVRFWDASGVCLYPMYKLSTAGVFLTDAEPNDNMNQCTEGEWPPFRKVGCFDPYSDDPRLGVQKIHLCKYSGYLTVAGTAGQILVLELNDEAAEQTVEATVADLLQGQEGFRWKGHTRLEVKEEPVRFPPGFQPFALVQCQPPAVVTALTLHSEWKLVTFGTSHGFGLYDYQQKSNVLVRCTLNPSDQLAMEGPLSRVKSIKKSLRQSFRRIRRSRVSLRKHHVNSAAKVQEANARLEAELAEMELAPVQRKIEARSSDDSFTGLVRTLYFADTFLSDSSHHTPSLWAGTNGGSVFAYQLRLPPVERRAEDPVSAHPAKEIQLMHRAPIVGIVVLDGHGSPLPEPLEVAHDLARSADMQGCHQLLVISEEQFKVFTLPKVSAKMKLKLTAIDGSRVRRVGVAWFGSSRSEDYGESGLTVLTNQGDLHVVSLPGVKLQVQYPCIRREDVSGIASCVFTKHGQGFYLISPSEFERFSLSARCVVEPRSLVEVPSQTPSTTLPRAQPDGLSVKHRNSTRDTDDVESSARRVMEHALLNDETVLQEIQKSLEGYQPTFLENNVKSALAGGKVLTNGD, from the exons TTATGGGGCTCCAGGTGTCGAGTTCATGGGTCTACATGATGAGAACGCTGCCGTAACACAGGTCCATTTCTTACCACAGCAG GTTGACTTGGTGACTCTGTTGGATGACAACAGTCTCCACATGTGGACCCTCAGAGCTCACCAAGGAGTCTCTGAGCTGCTGGAGATAGGACGCTTCACACTTACTGGACCACCGGG TGCTTCTCCCAGTGTGACTCGTGTGACGGCGGTGCTGACCCACTCCTCTGGGGACCTGTTGTTTCTGGGAACAGAGGGGGGACACGTGTTCGTAGTGGAGGTACCGGGCTTCAGAGAACTAGAGGAGAGGAACATTAGCCTGGAGAACGTcaccaacag TTTACCAGAGGACTATGGAGGTCGTAGGAGCTTGGAGCATGTCGAGTCCTTACAGGAGAATCCTGTCAACCCACGCCAGGTTCTGATTGGCTACGGACGAGGCATCATGGTCATCTGGGACCTGGAGCGCCAATCAGCCGTCAAACACATCCCCGCTACTCAG CAACTAGAGAGCGTGTGGTGGACGGAGGACGGTGGCCATGTTCTCAGTTCCCATAGCGACGGGAGCTACTGTCGCTGGATGGTGGCCGGGGAGGGGACACAGAGCGAACAGGAGAAGTCTGAAGTACCGTACG GCCACTTCCCCTGTAAGGCCATCTCTAAAATCATTCAGCTCCCTACAGAACAAGG GCCTCCTTTCCTGTTCCTCAGTGGCGGCATGCCCCGGGCCAGCTACGGAGACAGACACTGTATCAGTGTGATCCACAGTAAAACACACGTGGCTCTGGACTTCACCTCCAGAATCATCGACTTCTTTGTCATCAGAGACGGACCAGACCATACAG gCGACCCCAGTGCGTTGGTGGTCTTAGTAGAGGAGGAGTTGGTAGTGATAGATCTTCAGACTGAAGGGTGGCCAGTCATCCAGACTCCGTACCTGGTCCCTCTCCACTGCTCTGCCATCACCTGCTCCCACCATGTCTCTGCTATACCACTGAAGCTGTGGGAGAAGGTCCTGTCTGCCGGAGCACTGCAGAACACACACTACTCTAAGAAG CCGTGGCCTATAACAGGAGGACAGAACCTGTCTCCCGACGCTCCTCAGCGAGACCTACTTCTCACAGG gcaCGAGGACGGTACGGTCCGTTTCTGGGATGCGTCGGGGGTCTGTCTGTACCCCATGTACAAGCTGAGCACGGCAGGGGTGTTCCTCACTGACGCAGAACCCAATGACAACATGAACCAGTGCACGGAGGGAGAGTGGCCACCTTTCAGAAAG GTGGGTTGTTTTGACCCGTACAGTGACGACCCTCGCCTGGGCGTTCAGAAGATCCATCTCTGTAAATACAGCGGTTACCTGACTGTAGCTGGCACCGCTGGACAG ATCCTGGTGTTAGAGCTGAATGATGAGGCAGCGGAACAGACGGTGGAAGCCACGGTAGCTGACCTGTTACAGGGACAGGAGGGCTTCCGCTGGAAG GGCCACACGCGTCTGGAGGTGAAGGAGGAGCCGGTGAGGTTCCCCCCAGGATTCCAGCCCTTTGCCCTGGTCCAGTGTCAGCCTCCTGCCGTTGTCACCGCCCTAACCCTGCACTCTGAGTGGAAGCTAGTGACCTTCGGGACCAGCCACGGCTTCGGACTCTACGACTACCAGCAGAAAAGCAATGTCCTCGTCAG GTGTACTCTGAACCCCAGTGACCAGCTGGCTATGGAAGGACCTCTGTCCAGAGTAAAGAGCATTAAGAAGTCTCTCCGCCAGTCCTTCAGGAGGATCAGACGCAGCCGAGTGTCTTTACGCAAACACCACGTCAACAGCGCTGCTAAG gTGCAGGAGGCCAATGCTCGTCTGGAGGCTGAGCTAGCAGAAATGGAGTTGGCTCCTGTTCAGAGAAAGATAGAGGCTCGATCCTCAGACGACTCCTTCACCGGCCTCGTTCGCACGCTGTACTTCGCTGACACTTTCCTCTCAgaca GCTCCCATCACACGCCCTCTCTCTGGGCAGGGACCAATGGGGGCTCGGTATTTGCCTACCAGCTCCGCCTACCGCCTGTGGAACGCAGAGCAGAGGACCCCGTCTCCGCCCACCCTG ctaaGGAGATCCAGCTGATGCACCGTGCTCCAATTGTCGGTATCGTGGTGTTGGACGGCCACGGTTCCCCTCTGCCTGAGCCCCTGGAGGTGGCCCACGACCTGGCCCGCTCAGCTGACATGCAGGGCTGCCACCAGCTACTGGTCATATCAGAGGAACAGTTcaag GTGTTCACCCTGCCGAAGGTGAGCGCTAAGATGAAGTTAAAGCTCACCGCCATCGATGGTTCGCGCGTGCGCAGGGTGGGCGTGGCCTGGTTCGGCAGCAGCCGCTCGGAGGACTACGGTGAGAGCGGCCTCACCGTCCTGACCAATCAGGGAGACCTCCACGTGGTGTCGTTGCCGGGGGTGAAATTGCAAGTCCAGTACCCCTGTATCCGCAGAGAGGACGTCAGCGGCATCGCATCCTGTGTCTTCACCAAACACGGACAGG gtttctaCCTGATCTCTCCGTCTGAGTTTGAGCGTTTCTCTCTGTCCGCTCGCTGTGTGGTGGAGCCCAGGTCTCTAGTGGAGGTGCCCTCCCAAACACCCAGCACCACCCTGCCTCGGGCGCAGCCTGACGGGCTGTCTGTGAAGCACAG AAATTCCACGCGGGACACCGATGACGTGG AGAGCTCTGCTAGACGTGTGATGGAGCATGCTTTGCTGAATGACGAGA CTGTGCTTCAGGAGATCCAGAAATCTCTAGAAGGATACCAGCC GACGTTCCTGGAGAACAACGTGAAGAGTGCTCTCGCTGGAGGGAAGGTGCTGACCAATGGAG actgA
- the LOC115156518 gene encoding lethal(2) giant larvae protein homolog 2 isoform X2: protein MKRFRRHGQESHRDRIKQELYGFNKTVEHGFPHQPSALVFSPSLQLLAIGTRSGAIKLYGAPGVEFMGLHDENAAVTQVHFLPQQVDLVTLLDDNSLHMWTLRAHQGVSELLEIGRFTLTGPPGASPSVTRVTAVLTHSSGDLLFLGTEGGHVFVVEVPGFRELEERNISLENVTNSLPEDYGGRRSLEHVESLQENPVNPRQVLIGYGRGIMVIWDLERQSAVKHIPATQQLESVWWTEDGGHVLSSHSDGSYCRWMVAGEGTQSEQEKSEVPYGHFPCKAISKIIQLPTEQGPPFLFLSGGMPRASYGDRHCISVIHSKTHVALDFTSRIIDFFVIRDGPDHTGDPSALVVLVEEELVVIDLQTEGWPVIQTPYLVPLHCSAITCSHHVSAIPLKLWEKVLSAGALQNTHYSKKPWPITGGQNLSPDAPQRDLLLTGHEDGTVRFWDASGVCLYPMYKLSTAGVFLTDAEPNDNMNQCTEGEWPPFRKVGCFDPYSDDPRLGVQKIHLCKYSGYLTVAGTAGQILVLELNDEAAEQTVEATVADLLQGQEGFRWKGHTRLEVKEEPVRFPPGFQPFALVQCQPPAVVTALTLHSEWKLVTFGTSHGFGLYDYQQKSNVLVRCTLNPSDQLAMEGPLSRVKSIKKSLRQSFRRIRRSRVSLRKHHVNSAAKVQEANARLEAELAEMELAPVQRKIEARSSDDSFTGLVRTLYFADTFLSDSSHHTPSLWAGTNGGSVFAYQLRLPPVERRAEDPVSAHPAKEIQLMHRAPIVGIVVLDGHGSPLPEPLEVAHDLARSADMQGCHQLLVISEEQFKVFTLPKVSAKMKLKLTAIDGSRVRRVGVAWFGSSRSEDYGESGLTVLTNQGDLHVVSLPGVKLQVQYPCIRREDVSGIASCVFTKHGQGFYLISPSEFERFSLSARCVVEPRSLVEVPSQTPSTTLPRAQPDGLSVKHRNSTRDTDDVAVLQEIQKSLEGYQPTFLENNVKSALAGGKVLTNGD, encoded by the exons TTATGGGGCTCCAGGTGTCGAGTTCATGGGTCTACATGATGAGAACGCTGCCGTAACACAGGTCCATTTCTTACCACAGCAG GTTGACTTGGTGACTCTGTTGGATGACAACAGTCTCCACATGTGGACCCTCAGAGCTCACCAAGGAGTCTCTGAGCTGCTGGAGATAGGACGCTTCACACTTACTGGACCACCGGG TGCTTCTCCCAGTGTGACTCGTGTGACGGCGGTGCTGACCCACTCCTCTGGGGACCTGTTGTTTCTGGGAACAGAGGGGGGACACGTGTTCGTAGTGGAGGTACCGGGCTTCAGAGAACTAGAGGAGAGGAACATTAGCCTGGAGAACGTcaccaacag TTTACCAGAGGACTATGGAGGTCGTAGGAGCTTGGAGCATGTCGAGTCCTTACAGGAGAATCCTGTCAACCCACGCCAGGTTCTGATTGGCTACGGACGAGGCATCATGGTCATCTGGGACCTGGAGCGCCAATCAGCCGTCAAACACATCCCCGCTACTCAG CAACTAGAGAGCGTGTGGTGGACGGAGGACGGTGGCCATGTTCTCAGTTCCCATAGCGACGGGAGCTACTGTCGCTGGATGGTGGCCGGGGAGGGGACACAGAGCGAACAGGAGAAGTCTGAAGTACCGTACG GCCACTTCCCCTGTAAGGCCATCTCTAAAATCATTCAGCTCCCTACAGAACAAGG GCCTCCTTTCCTGTTCCTCAGTGGCGGCATGCCCCGGGCCAGCTACGGAGACAGACACTGTATCAGTGTGATCCACAGTAAAACACACGTGGCTCTGGACTTCACCTCCAGAATCATCGACTTCTTTGTCATCAGAGACGGACCAGACCATACAG gCGACCCCAGTGCGTTGGTGGTCTTAGTAGAGGAGGAGTTGGTAGTGATAGATCTTCAGACTGAAGGGTGGCCAGTCATCCAGACTCCGTACCTGGTCCCTCTCCACTGCTCTGCCATCACCTGCTCCCACCATGTCTCTGCTATACCACTGAAGCTGTGGGAGAAGGTCCTGTCTGCCGGAGCACTGCAGAACACACACTACTCTAAGAAG CCGTGGCCTATAACAGGAGGACAGAACCTGTCTCCCGACGCTCCTCAGCGAGACCTACTTCTCACAGG gcaCGAGGACGGTACGGTCCGTTTCTGGGATGCGTCGGGGGTCTGTCTGTACCCCATGTACAAGCTGAGCACGGCAGGGGTGTTCCTCACTGACGCAGAACCCAATGACAACATGAACCAGTGCACGGAGGGAGAGTGGCCACCTTTCAGAAAG GTGGGTTGTTTTGACCCGTACAGTGACGACCCTCGCCTGGGCGTTCAGAAGATCCATCTCTGTAAATACAGCGGTTACCTGACTGTAGCTGGCACCGCTGGACAG ATCCTGGTGTTAGAGCTGAATGATGAGGCAGCGGAACAGACGGTGGAAGCCACGGTAGCTGACCTGTTACAGGGACAGGAGGGCTTCCGCTGGAAG GGCCACACGCGTCTGGAGGTGAAGGAGGAGCCGGTGAGGTTCCCCCCAGGATTCCAGCCCTTTGCCCTGGTCCAGTGTCAGCCTCCTGCCGTTGTCACCGCCCTAACCCTGCACTCTGAGTGGAAGCTAGTGACCTTCGGGACCAGCCACGGCTTCGGACTCTACGACTACCAGCAGAAAAGCAATGTCCTCGTCAG GTGTACTCTGAACCCCAGTGACCAGCTGGCTATGGAAGGACCTCTGTCCAGAGTAAAGAGCATTAAGAAGTCTCTCCGCCAGTCCTTCAGGAGGATCAGACGCAGCCGAGTGTCTTTACGCAAACACCACGTCAACAGCGCTGCTAAG gTGCAGGAGGCCAATGCTCGTCTGGAGGCTGAGCTAGCAGAAATGGAGTTGGCTCCTGTTCAGAGAAAGATAGAGGCTCGATCCTCAGACGACTCCTTCACCGGCCTCGTTCGCACGCTGTACTTCGCTGACACTTTCCTCTCAgaca GCTCCCATCACACGCCCTCTCTCTGGGCAGGGACCAATGGGGGCTCGGTATTTGCCTACCAGCTCCGCCTACCGCCTGTGGAACGCAGAGCAGAGGACCCCGTCTCCGCCCACCCTG ctaaGGAGATCCAGCTGATGCACCGTGCTCCAATTGTCGGTATCGTGGTGTTGGACGGCCACGGTTCCCCTCTGCCTGAGCCCCTGGAGGTGGCCCACGACCTGGCCCGCTCAGCTGACATGCAGGGCTGCCACCAGCTACTGGTCATATCAGAGGAACAGTTcaag GTGTTCACCCTGCCGAAGGTGAGCGCTAAGATGAAGTTAAAGCTCACCGCCATCGATGGTTCGCGCGTGCGCAGGGTGGGCGTGGCCTGGTTCGGCAGCAGCCGCTCGGAGGACTACGGTGAGAGCGGCCTCACCGTCCTGACCAATCAGGGAGACCTCCACGTGGTGTCGTTGCCGGGGGTGAAATTGCAAGTCCAGTACCCCTGTATCCGCAGAGAGGACGTCAGCGGCATCGCATCCTGTGTCTTCACCAAACACGGACAGG gtttctaCCTGATCTCTCCGTCTGAGTTTGAGCGTTTCTCTCTGTCCGCTCGCTGTGTGGTGGAGCCCAGGTCTCTAGTGGAGGTGCCCTCCCAAACACCCAGCACCACCCTGCCTCGGGCGCAGCCTGACGGGCTGTCTGTGAAGCACAG AAATTCCACGCGGGACACCGATGACGTGG CTGTGCTTCAGGAGATCCAGAAATCTCTAGAAGGATACCAGCC GACGTTCCTGGAGAACAACGTGAAGAGTGCTCTCGCTGGAGGGAAGGTGCTGACCAATGGAG actgA